In one window of Romboutsia hominis DNA:
- a CDS encoding cell division protein, with translation MNIEEKLEKAKIIGIGNDGINTLNSIKFKLENNMDIEEISINQDVDKDYVRELLDGVDLLFLTYNSEDKKALQIVNAIGYMADERRILSIGIDSSNKENKDEVNINREFKVDEASMDKFINLVNMLVESISYQCMINLDLTDLKETLCTDGGIKYSYKEFGKDISKEDMVRNLLENVSGSHNELLNKKQIIFIEMGSNYCKEDEMIFVVNDILTIIKEKSENSCDSIFSLYVKEQTKDKIKIGLVCN, from the coding sequence ATGAATATAGAAGAAAAATTAGAAAAAGCTAAAATAATAGGTATAGGAAATGATGGAATAAATACATTAAATTCTATTAAATTTAAATTAGAAAATAATATGGATATAGAAGAAATATCTATAAATCAAGATGTAGATAAGGATTATGTTAGAGAATTATTAGATGGAGTAGACTTATTATTTTTAACTTATAATAGTGAAGATAAAAAGGCATTACAGATAGTCAATGCAATAGGATATATGGCAGATGAAAGAAGAATATTAAGTATAGGAATAGATTCTTCTAATAAAGAAAATAAAGACGAAGTAAATATAAATAGAGAATTTAAAGTAGATGAAGCTTCAATGGATAAATTTATAAATTTAGTAAATATGTTAGTTGAATCTATATCATATCAATGCATGATAAACTTAGACTTAACAGATTTAAAAGAAACTTTATGTACAGATGGTGGAATAAAATATTCTTATAAAGAGTTTGGTAAAGACATATCTAAAGAAGACATGGTAAGAAATTTACTAGAAAATGTAAGTGGATCACATAATGAACTTTTAAATAAAAAGCAAATAATATTTATTGAAATGGGATCTAATTATTGCAAAGAAGATGAAATGATATTTGTTGTAAATGATATATTAACTATTATAAAAGAAAAAAGCGAAAATTCTTGTGATAGCATTTTCTCATTGTATGTAAAAGAACAAACAAAAGATAAAATAAAAATAGGATTAGTATGTAATTAA
- a CDS encoding molybdopterin-binding protein, producing MKKIKTVDAIGHILCHDITKIIPGEFKGVAFKKGHIVKKEDIEVLLSLGKDHLYVWEKNEDMVHENDGAIFLKDLTAGENLDFSDIKEGKIDFISNKYGLLKIDVDTLLELNMIDDIMLSTLHNNFIVNKGTKVAGTRVIPLLIDKNKLTEAKNIVGNKKIVNVVEFKPKKVGIVTTGNEVFYKRIVDKFGPVIKEKVEKFGCEVIGQAICKDDTIMIKNAIEDFINQGAELICCTGGMSVDPDDVTPTAIKESGASIITYGSPILPGAMFLLAYKGDIPIMGIPGCAMYNKTTVFDVILPRVLVDEKLTKKDIAMYGHGGLCMNCDICTYPACNFAKV from the coding sequence ATGAAAAAGATTAAAACAGTAGATGCTATAGGACATATACTTTGTCATGATATAACAAAGATAATTCCAGGTGAATTTAAAGGAGTTGCTTTTAAAAAAGGTCATATAGTAAAAAAAGAAGATATAGAAGTTTTACTATCATTAGGTAAAGATCATCTATATGTTTGGGAAAAAAATGAAGATATGGTTCATGAAAATGATGGCGCTATATTTTTAAAAGATTTAACAGCAGGAGAAAATTTAGATTTTAGTGATATAAAAGAAGGTAAAATAGATTTTATATCAAATAAATATGGACTTTTAAAAATAGACGTAGATACATTATTAGAACTTAATATGATAGATGATATAATGTTATCTACCCTACATAATAATTTTATAGTAAATAAAGGAACTAAAGTAGCAGGAACAAGAGTGATTCCTTTACTAATAGATAAAAATAAGCTAACCGAAGCAAAAAATATAGTAGGTAATAAAAAAATAGTAAATGTAGTAGAGTTTAAACCTAAGAAGGTTGGTATAGTTACAACTGGAAATGAAGTATTTTATAAAAGAATAGTAGATAAATTTGGACCTGTTATAAAAGAAAAGGTTGAAAAGTTTGGGTGTGAAGTTATAGGTCAAGCTATATGTAAAGATGATACTATTATGATAAAAAATGCTATAGAAGATTTTATAAATCAAGGTGCAGAACTTATATGTTGCACAGGTGGTATGAGTGTAGATCCAGATGATGTAACACCTACTGCTATAAAAGAAAGTGGAGCAAGTATAATAACCTATGGTTCACCAATACTTCCTGGGGCAATGTTTTTATTAGCATATAAAGGTGATATACCTATAATGGGGATACCAGGATGTGCAATGTATAATAAAACAACAGTATTTGATGTTATTTTACCAAGAGTACTAGTAGATGAAAAATTAACTAAAAAAGATATAGCAATGTATGGGCATGGTGGACTTTGTATGAATTGCGATATTTGCACATATCCAGCCTGTAATTTTGCTAAGGTGTAG
- a CDS encoding Na/Pi cotransporter family protein, with protein sequence MEILISLIGGLGLFLYGMTLMGNGLQKAAGEKLKKIVELLTSNVLLGVLVGAGVTAIIQSSSATTVMVVGFVNAGIMTLSQAIGVIMGANIGTTITAQLVSFNLEGLAPITLGIGIALYLFSSKSKTKNIAEILLGFGILFTGMEFMKDAVSPLAEYKGFTDALVNFGHRPLLGVLLGLIITGVVQSSSASMGMLIALASQGIIPLQSALPILYGDNIGTCVTSLLSSIGANKNAKRAAIMHLLFNILGTLMFLLILNKPIVAVVTRINPTDVARQIANAHTLFNIVTVIILLPFSKYIVKLAMKIVPQTEEEKEVKTYLDERMLETPSIAFANTLKETNKMAKVTNICLNSSMSAFLNKSKKDVEETFKIEKDINDYQRNILNYLLKLSKTSLTGNSVEEVDNLFNTINDLERIGDHSENIAELAEIAIDKDVSISNDGQKEIEEMFEKVKKNYEDALILINKKDKKIAERIIKTEEEVDNIEKSIRANHIYRLNNNTCEIDSGILYLDLVSNLERISDHCSNIAIRVLNY encoded by the coding sequence TTGGAGATACTAATAAGTCTTATAGGAGGACTAGGACTTTTTTTATATGGTATGACATTAATGGGTAATGGACTTCAAAAAGCAGCTGGGGAAAAACTAAAGAAAATAGTAGAGCTTTTAACAAGTAATGTTTTACTTGGAGTATTAGTTGGAGCAGGAGTAACTGCGATAATACAAAGCTCTAGTGCTACTACTGTTATGGTAGTTGGTTTTGTAAATGCAGGTATAATGACGTTATCTCAAGCTATAGGAGTTATAATGGGAGCAAATATAGGTACAACTATAACTGCTCAATTAGTAAGTTTTAATTTAGAGGGGCTTGCTCCTATAACTTTAGGTATAGGTATAGCACTTTATCTATTTTCATCAAAAAGTAAAACTAAAAATATAGCAGAGATATTGCTTGGATTTGGTATATTATTTACGGGTATGGAGTTTATGAAAGATGCTGTCAGCCCTCTTGCTGAATATAAAGGATTCACAGATGCACTTGTTAATTTTGGTCATAGACCACTACTTGGTGTACTGTTAGGTCTTATAATAACAGGAGTAGTTCAAAGTTCAAGTGCATCAATGGGGATGCTTATAGCATTAGCATCACAAGGAATTATACCACTTCAATCTGCACTTCCTATACTTTATGGAGATAATATAGGTACTTGTGTTACATCATTATTGTCTAGTATAGGTGCTAACAAAAATGCAAAAAGAGCAGCAATTATGCATTTATTATTTAATATTTTGGGTACACTAATGTTTTTATTAATATTAAACAAGCCAATAGTTGCAGTAGTAACAAGAATTAATCCAACAGATGTAGCAAGACAAATAGCAAATGCACATACATTATTTAATATAGTAACAGTTATAATACTTTTACCATTTTCTAAGTATATTGTAAAATTAGCTATGAAGATAGTTCCTCAAACTGAAGAAGAAAAGGAAGTTAAAACTTATTTAGATGAGCGAATGTTAGAAACACCATCAATAGCATTTGCAAATACATTAAAAGAAACTAATAAAATGGCTAAAGTAACAAATATATGCTTAAATTCATCTATGAGTGCATTTTTAAATAAATCTAAAAAAGATGTAGAAGAAACATTTAAAATTGAAAAAGATATAAATGATTATCAAAGAAATATATTAAACTATTTATTAAAATTGTCTAAGACATCTTTAACTGGTAACTCAGTAGAAGAGGTAGATAATTTATTTAACACTATAAATGATTTGGAAAGAATAGGAGATCATTCTGAAAATATAGCTGAACTTGCTGAAATAGCAATTGATAAAGATGTAAGCATATCCAATGATGGTCAAAAAGAAATTGAAGAAATGTTTGAAAAAGTCAAAAAAAATTATGAAGATGCTTTAATTCTTATAAATAAAAAAGACAAAAAAATAGCTGAAAGAATAATTAAAACAGAAGAAGAAGTAGACAATATAGAAAAATCAATAAGAGCAAATCATATATACAGATTAAACAATAATACATGTGAGATAGATTCTGGGATATTATATCTAGATTTAGTATCAAACTTAGAAAGAATTTCAGATCATTGCTCAAATATAGCTATAAGAGTATTAAATTATTAG
- the yqeC gene encoding selenium cofactor biosynthesis protein YqeC, producing MNLKEALNLREQEIITVIGAGGKTSLINKLASSINSKKILISTTTKIYVPPKELYDNMYILDSAKYKKCEKERVVIVGSYINLDNKIIGLDFYDLDKIKGDFDVLLIEGDGSKRKKLKGWNINEPVVYPKTTKVIGVLDITSYDMCINDKNIHRLKEFEKLTNTKNKVTIENMVDIVINKNGMFKNINCEKILLINKVETKKHLDIAKNLINSINKHEHNIKIIYGSILNDLFYCV from the coding sequence ATGAATTTAAAAGAAGCATTAAACTTAAGAGAACAAGAGATTATAACAGTAATAGGAGCTGGAGGAAAAACCTCACTTATAAATAAGTTGGCATCTAGCATTAATAGCAAAAAAATACTTATAAGCACAACAACAAAAATATATGTACCGCCAAAAGAATTATATGACAATATGTACATATTAGATAGTGCAAAATATAAAAAATGTGAAAAAGAAAGAGTCGTTATTGTTGGATCATATATAAATTTAGATAATAAGATAATAGGGCTAGATTTTTATGATTTAGATAAGATCAAAGGTGATTTTGATGTTCTTTTAATAGAAGGTGATGGTTCTAAGAGAAAAAAGCTTAAAGGATGGAATATAAACGAGCCGGTAGTATATCCTAAAACCACGAAAGTTATAGGGGTATTAGATATAACTTCTTATGATATGTGTATAAACGATAAAAATATACATAGACTTAAAGAATTTGAAAAATTAACAAACACTAAAAATAAAGTAACTATAGAAAATATGGTTGATATAGTAATAAATAAAAATGGTATGTTTAAAAATATCAATTGTGAAAAAATATTATTAATTAATAAAGTAGAAACAAAAAAGCATTTAGATATAGCAAAAAATCTTATTAACAGTATTAATAAACATGAACATAATATAAAAATAATATATGGAAGTATATTAAATGATTTATTTTATTGTGTATAG
- a CDS encoding 2-hydroxyacyl-CoA dehydratase, which produces MNRLFSLGIDIGSTTVKVVVFDDDNNIVYKNYKRHLSSIKNTVLDTLLDVQSILEGREITVAITGSCGIDMAKRLKIDFIQEVIASTEAIKYFYPETDVVIELGGEDAKVTYLTDGIDQRMNGICAGGTGAFIDQMAYLLQTDSNGLNELAKNYDTIYKIASRCGVFAKTDIQPLLNDGAKKENIAMSIFNAVAIQTVSALACGREIKGKVAFLGGPLYFLSELRYAFKRVLNLDEEDIIFPKDAQLYVCMGASLISKKGSKVNLESLIDKIKNLDKEGINKISKLEPLFKDKNEYEIFLKRHNKKDIGYKDIEKVVGNCYLGIDAGSTTTKVVLIDEEKNILYSHYSSNNGRPLDTVKAVLIDIYSKLPKKANICYSTVTGYGEGLIKKALGIDFGEIETIAHYKGAKYFNDKVDFILDIGGQDMKCLKIKDGVIDNIILNEACSSGCGSFLENFSESLSIDIKEFAKIGTLSKLPVDLGSRCTVFMNSKVKQAQKEGASIADISAGLSYSIIKNALYKVIKENNFDNLGSNIVVQGGTFNNDSVLRSFEKIINKEVIRPSIAGLMGAFGCALISMDMHNGSNKSTLLNLDKVKNIEVSSKTSRCGGCSNNCLLTINKFYDELFISGNRCERGEALYNDNKIKENKINLYKYKYNRIFNYKPLEKSKAFRGEIGIPRVLNIYENYPFWHTFFTNMGFRVVLSKRSSKDLYEKGISSITSDTICYPAKMVHGHIKDLIEKDIKYIFYPCVVNEKKEDERCDNNYNCPIVISYSEVIKNNIDEIKNINYINPFISLNNREKLIKNLYEELFKYFNISKTEVEKSLDKAYIEQERYRKDIEIEGEKALKEIYDKNEKGIVLCGRPYHIDPEINHGIPELINSLGINVLSEDSICHLSKINKSLRVVDQWVYHHRMYKAASFVKESSNLELVQLNSFGCGIDAITIDQVKEILNEKSKIHTVIKIDEGNNLGAAKIRIRSLKAAIEERKNNKYIENDHIEYKKGRINKKHTILVPQMSPIHFQFFKETVNLSGYNLVILENIKREIIDEGLKYVSNDACYPAIIVIGQIIEALKTGKYDLNSTSVAITQTGGGCRATNYIGFLRKALYDSGYKDIPVISLSVNGIEKNGLSKHITLSMANRLLMSCIYGDLLMKVLYRTRPYEKYTNSANKLYDKWVCICKESLKKSSILEFKKNIKSIIHDFDNLELIDIKKPKVGLVGEILVKFHPLANNYLVDIIEAEGGEAVVPELSNFFLSCCLNAEYKFKHLDGKWINKELGNLFINAMNIYQSTYNKELMKSKRFIPPKNIRTISKYTENVISLGNQTGEGWLLTGEMLELLEDDIKNIICMQPFGCLPNHITGKGQIKKIKEMYKDANIIAIDYDSSASEINQINRIKLMLSTALKNNF; this is translated from the coding sequence ATGAATAGATTATTTTCATTAGGTATAGATATTGGCTCAACTACAGTCAAAGTTGTGGTATTTGATGATGATAATAATATTGTATATAAAAATTATAAAAGACATTTGTCAAGTATAAAAAATACAGTTTTAGATACATTATTAGACGTACAAAGTATACTAGAAGGTAGAGAAATAACTGTAGCAATAACAGGGTCATGTGGAATCGATATGGCTAAGAGACTAAAAATAGATTTTATACAGGAAGTAATAGCATCTACAGAAGCTATAAAGTATTTTTATCCAGAAACTGATGTGGTTATTGAATTGGGAGGAGAAGATGCAAAGGTAACTTATTTAACAGATGGAATAGATCAAAGGATGAATGGTATATGTGCAGGAGGAACAGGTGCATTTATAGACCAAATGGCATATCTTTTACAGACCGACTCTAATGGATTAAATGAACTTGCAAAAAATTATGATACGATTTACAAGATAGCATCAAGATGTGGTGTATTTGCAAAAACAGATATACAACCTCTTTTAAATGATGGAGCTAAAAAAGAAAACATTGCAATGAGTATATTTAATGCAGTTGCTATACAAACTGTTAGTGCATTAGCTTGTGGGAGAGAGATAAAAGGTAAGGTTGCTTTTTTAGGAGGACCATTATATTTTTTATCAGAACTAAGATATGCTTTTAAGAGGGTGTTAAATTTAGATGAAGAAGATATAATATTTCCTAAGGATGCCCAACTTTATGTATGTATGGGAGCTAGTTTAATATCAAAAAAAGGTAGCAAAGTTAACCTTGAATCATTGATAGATAAAATTAAGAATTTGGATAAAGAAGGTATAAATAAAATAAGTAAATTAGAGCCACTATTTAAAGATAAAAATGAATATGAAATATTTTTAAAAAGGCATAACAAAAAAGATATAGGATATAAAGATATAGAAAAAGTAGTAGGGAATTGTTATTTAGGTATAGACGCAGGGTCAACTACAACAAAAGTAGTTTTAATAGATGAAGAAAAAAATATATTATATAGTCACTATAGTAGTAATAATGGAAGACCTTTAGATACAGTCAAAGCAGTTTTAATTGATATATATAGCAAATTACCTAAAAAAGCTAATATATGTTACTCAACAGTAACAGGTTATGGTGAAGGTCTTATAAAGAAGGCATTAGGTATAGATTTTGGGGAAATAGAAACTATAGCACATTATAAAGGAGCAAAGTATTTTAATGATAAAGTTGACTTCATATTAGATATAGGTGGGCAAGATATGAAGTGTTTAAAAATTAAAGATGGTGTAATTGATAATATAATATTAAATGAAGCATGCTCATCTGGATGTGGTTCATTTTTAGAAAATTTTTCAGAATCATTGTCTATAGACATAAAAGAATTCGCAAAAATAGGAACATTATCTAAATTACCAGTAGATTTAGGTTCAAGATGTACTGTATTTATGAATTCAAAGGTAAAGCAAGCACAAAAAGAAGGTGCTAGCATAGCAGACATATCAGCTGGTCTTTCCTATTCCATAATAAAAAACGCATTATATAAGGTTATTAAAGAAAATAATTTTGATAATTTAGGGAGTAATATAGTTGTCCAAGGAGGTACATTTAATAATGACTCAGTACTTAGAAGTTTTGAAAAGATAATAAACAAAGAGGTAATAAGACCATCTATAGCTGGGTTAATGGGGGCTTTTGGATGTGCTTTAATATCAATGGATATGCATAATGGTAGCAATAAAAGCACCTTACTTAATTTAGACAAAGTAAAAAACATAGAAGTTAGTTCAAAAACTTCAAGATGTGGTGGATGCTCAAATAATTGTTTATTAACAATAAATAAATTTTATGATGAATTATTCATATCAGGAAATAGATGCGAGAGGGGAGAAGCTTTATATAATGATAATAAAATAAAAGAAAATAAGATAAATCTTTATAAATATAAATATAATCGAATATTTAACTACAAGCCATTAGAAAAATCTAAAGCATTTAGAGGTGAAATAGGTATTCCAAGAGTATTAAATATATATGAAAACTATCCATTTTGGCATACTTTTTTTACAAATATGGGATTTAGAGTAGTTTTATCTAAACGTTCATCAAAAGATTTATATGAAAAAGGAATATCATCTATAACATCAGACACAATTTGCTACCCAGCTAAGATGGTACATGGGCACATAAAAGATTTAATAGAAAAAGATATAAAATATATTTTTTATCCTTGTGTAGTTAATGAAAAAAAAGAAGATGAACGATGTGACAACAACTATAATTGCCCAATAGTTATATCTTACTCAGAAGTTATAAAAAATAATATAGATGAAATAAAAAATATAAATTATATTAATCCTTTTATAAGTCTAAATAATCGTGAGAAACTTATTAAAAACTTATATGAAGAACTATTTAAGTACTTTAATATATCTAAGACTGAGGTAGAAAAGTCTCTAGATAAGGCATATATAGAACAAGAGAGATACAGAAAAGATATAGAAATTGAGGGAGAAAAAGCCTTAAAAGAGATTTATGATAAAAATGAAAAAGGTATAGTTTTATGTGGAAGGCCATACCATATAGATCCGGAGATAAATCATGGAATACCAGAACTTATAAACTCTTTAGGAATAAATGTATTAAGTGAAGATTCTATATGTCACTTATCTAAAATAAATAAATCACTTAGAGTAGTTGATCAGTGGGTATATCACCATAGAATGTATAAAGCAGCAAGTTTTGTAAAAGAAAGTTCTAATTTAGAACTTGTTCAACTAAATTCATTTGGATGTGGTATAGATGCTATTACAATAGATCAAGTCAAAGAAATCTTAAATGAGAAATCTAAAATTCATACAGTTATAAAAATTGATGAGGGAAATAATCTAGGTGCAGCTAAGATAAGGATAAGGTCATTAAAAGCTGCAATAGAAGAAAGAAAAAATAATAAATATATAGAAAATGATCATATCGAATATAAAAAAGGTAGAATAAATAAAAAACATACTATATTAGTACCTCAAATGTCACCTATACATTTTCAATTTTTTAAAGAAACAGTAAATTTAAGTGGGTATAATTTGGTTATTTTAGAAAATATAAAAAGAGAAATAATAGATGAGGGGTTGAAATATGTAAGCAATGATGCATGTTATCCTGCAATAATAGTTATAGGTCAAATTATAGAAGCTTTAAAAACTGGTAAGTATGATTTAAATAGCACTTCTGTAGCTATAACACAAACTGGTGGAGGATGTAGAGCTACTAATTATATAGGATTTTTAAGAAAAGCCCTTTATGATTCTGGTTACAAAGATATACCTGTAATATCTTTAAGTGTAAATGGAATAGAGAAAAATGGATTATCAAAACATATTACACTTAGTATGGCTAATAGATTATTAATGTCTTGTATATATGGAGATTTATTGATGAAAGTTTTATATAGAACAAGACCTTACGAAAAGTATACAAACAGTGCCAATAAATTGTATGATAAATGGGTTTGTATATGCAAAGAATCATTAAAAAAATCTAGTATATTAGAGTTTAAGAAAAATATAAAAAGTATAATACATGATTTTGATAATTTAGAGTTAATAGATATAAAAAAGCCTAAGGTTGGGTTAGTAGGAGAAATATTAGTAAAATTTCATCCTCTTGCAAACAATTATTTAGTTGATATTATAGAAGCTGAAGGAGGAGAAGCGGTAGTACCTGAGTTATCTAACTTCTTTCTTAGTTGTTGCTTAAATGCAGAATATAAATTTAAACATTTAGATGGAAAATGGATAAATAAAGAATTAGGAAATCTATTTATAAATGCAATGAATATTTATCAAAGCACTTATAATAAAGAATTAATGAAAAGTAAAAGGTTTATTCCTCCAAAAAATATAAGAACTATATCTAAGTATACTGAAAATGTAATATCATTAGGAAATCAAACAGGAGAAGGTTGGTTATTGACAGGAGAAATGTTAGAGTTATTAGAAGATGATATTAAAAATATTATATGCATGCAACCTTTTGGGTGCCTTCCAAATCATATAACAGGAAAAGGTCAAATAAAGAAAATAAAAGAAATGTATAAAGATGCAAATATAATAGCTATTGATTATGATTCATCAGCAAGTGAAATAAATCAAATAAATAGAATTAAATTAATGTTATCAACAGCATTAAAAAATAATTTTTAA
- the mocA gene encoding molybdenum cofactor cytidylyltransferase yields MITAIIMASGLSKRMGENKLLLKYKDKTIIEYVFDEISKVEFKEVIVVSSYDEIKDISKKYNYKYIENKKNYIGQSESIRLGINNSKQSFGYMFFVGDQPLIDSKYINKMIEEFNENKDFIIIPRYKDRKGNPVIFPEYKREELLSLKEDEKGKKVITNSCKIKYVDVSEYMLFDIDTKKDYIQLGGIYEKD; encoded by the coding sequence ATGATAACAGCGATTATAATGGCATCAGGGCTATCAAAAAGAATGGGAGAAAATAAGCTCTTACTAAAATACAAAGATAAAACTATAATAGAATATGTATTTGATGAAATATCAAAAGTTGAATTTAAAGAAGTTATAGTTGTTAGTTCATATGATGAAATAAAGGATATTTCAAAAAAATACAACTATAAATATATAGAAAATAAAAAAAATTATATAGGTCAAAGTGAATCTATAAGATTAGGTATAAATAATAGCAAGCAATCCTTTGGATATATGTTTTTTGTAGGAGATCAACCTTTAATTGATAGCAAATATATAAATAAAATGATAGAAGAATTTAATGAAAATAAAGATTTTATAATAATTCCAAGATATAAAGATAGGAAAGGAAATCCTGTAATATTTCCAGAGTATAAAAGAGAGGAATTATTAAGTTTAAAAGAAGATGAAAAAGGTAAAAAAGTTATAACTAATTCATGTAAAATAAAATATGTAGATGTCAGTGAGTATATGTTATTTGATATTGACACAAAAAAAGACTATATACAATTAGGGGGAATATATGAAAAAGATTAA
- a CDS encoding ABC-F family ATP-binding cassette domain-containing protein, translating into MLQVTNVGLRFGDKELFKDVNLKFTKGNCYGIIGANGAGKSTFLKILAGDIEPNTGSVSITEKERMSVLRQDHFKYEEDTVLDVVIMGHERLYSIMKEKDALYMKPDFTEEDGIKAAELEGEFAELDGWDAETNAERLLMGLGIPKEVHYKQMKELTGGEKVKVLLAQALFGKPEILIMDEPTNHLDFQSINWLNEFIMGLEDSIVIVVSHDRHFLNQICTNIVDVDFGKIQMYVGNYDFWYESSQLALQLAKDQNKKAEEKIAQLKEFIARFSSNASKAKQATSRKKQLEKIQVEEIQPSRRRYPYVGFTPEREIGNEVLEVEGLTKTVDGVKVLDNVSFRLDKDDKVAFMGDEIAITTLFNIIMGEDTADSGTFKWGVTTSQSYLPKNHNQYFDGVEYSLVDWLRQYSEEKSESFIRGFLGRMLFSGEEALKQAQVLSGGEKVRCMLSKLMLSNANVLVLDDPTNHLDLESITSVNKGLEKFPGVLIFNSHDHEMIQTLANRIIEITPGGVMDRKTTLDEYLENKDIQAQLKTMYGK; encoded by the coding sequence ATGTTACAAGTTACAAATGTTGGACTTAGATTTGGTGATAAAGAGTTATTCAAAGATGTTAACTTAAAATTCACTAAAGGAAATTGTTACGGGATAATAGGAGCTAATGGTGCAGGAAAATCAACTTTCCTTAAAATATTAGCTGGTGATATAGAGCCAAACACAGGAAGTGTTTCAATAACTGAAAAAGAAAGAATGTCAGTACTTAGACAGGACCACTTCAAATATGAAGAAGATACAGTTTTAGATGTAGTTATAATGGGACACGAAAGACTATACTCTATAATGAAAGAAAAAGATGCATTATACATGAAGCCTGATTTCACTGAAGAAGATGGTATAAAAGCTGCTGAACTTGAAGGTGAATTTGCCGAACTTGATGGATGGGATGCAGAGACTAATGCAGAGAGACTTTTAATGGGTCTTGGTATACCTAAAGAGGTACATTATAAGCAAATGAAAGAATTAACAGGTGGAGAAAAGGTTAAAGTATTACTTGCCCAAGCATTATTTGGTAAGCCTGAGATACTAATAATGGACGAACCTACAAACCACTTAGACTTCCAATCTATAAACTGGTTAAATGAGTTTATAATGGGACTTGAAGATTCTATCGTTATAGTTGTATCACATGATAGACACTTCTTAAATCAAATATGTACAAATATAGTTGACGTTGATTTTGGTAAGATACAAATGTATGTTGGTAACTACGATTTCTGGTATGAGTCAAGCCAATTAGCATTACAACTTGCTAAGGATCAAAATAAAAAGGCTGAAGAAAAAATAGCTCAACTTAAAGAGTTCATCGCAAGATTCAGTTCAAATGCTTCTAAAGCAAAGCAAGCAACATCTAGAAAAAAACAATTAGAAAAAATACAAGTTGAAGAAATACAACCATCAAGAAGAAGATATCCATATGTAGGATTTACACCTGAGAGAGAAATAGGAAATGAGGTTTTAGAAGTTGAAGGATTAACTAAAACTGTAGATGGTGTTAAAGTACTTGATAATGTATCATTTAGACTTGATAAAGATGATAAAGTAGCATTTATGGGTGACGAAATAGCTATAACTACATTATTCAATATAATAATGGGTGAAGATACTGCTGATAGTGGAACATTTAAGTGGGGAGTTACAACTTCTCAAAGTTACTTACCTAAAAATCACAATCAATACTTTGATGGTGTAGAATACTCATTAGTTGATTGGTTAAGACAATATTCTGAAGAAAAGAGTGAAAGTTTTATAAGAGGATTCTTAGGTAGAATGTTATTTAGTGGAGAAGAAGCTCTAAAGCAAGCTCAAGTTTTATCAGGAGGAGAAAAAGTTAGATGTATGTTATCAAAACTTATGTTAAGTAACGCTAACGTATTAGTTTTAGATGACCCAACTAACCACTTAGACCTTGAAAGTATAACTTCTGTAAACAAAGGTTTAGAAAAGTTCCCAGGAGTATTAATATTTAATTCTCATGACCACGAAATGATACAAACTCTAGCAAATAGAATAATAGAAATAACTCCAGGTGGTGTTATGGATAGAAAAACTACGCTAGATGAATACTTAGAAAATAAAGACATACAAGCTCAATTAAAAACTATGTATGGTAAATAA